In one Saccharibacillus brassicae genomic region, the following are encoded:
- a CDS encoding phytoene desaturase family protein, which produces MSRGPKVAIVGGGIGGLTAALLLSRQGAQVTLIEGRDRLGGRIAFERNEEDGRRIDQGPTIVLLPEMLLSILEEGGVERERIKLIEADPLYRIHYSDGRTMTKRRKPEDQAKEIERLFPGESEGYIRYMNQMREMYPGAKASVLERTFPRKRDFFAPRQVRMLGRLQAHRSVRAAASRYFKHEDLIDAYSLQSLYIGGQPAGTPGVYSILPYAEHDFGIWMIEGGYARLPVILEQELRSRGIEIRLNTRVERLTVEQGRCRGIVTGGMPETYDAVLFNGDFPNLLPLLEGQPEAKRKNPYRPSSGCVMVYLGTSKRWTDTAAHQFFLPDSLTDSLKTVFERGMIPANPSFYVFNPIELDPQAAPEGESVLYFLIPAPDASSTAWSKEGRRLARKVLQAAERRGFPGLRESIKWIKLRTPEDSRQDGNYVGGSFGIAPILTQSGPYRPQPKPFKSIDGLYAAGASVHPGGGVPIVMQGARMAVNQLLKEWNP; this is translated from the coding sequence ATGAGCCGCGGACCGAAAGTCGCCATCGTGGGCGGCGGCATCGGCGGGCTGACGGCCGCGCTGCTGCTCAGCCGCCAGGGCGCGCAGGTCACGCTGATCGAAGGCCGCGACCGGCTCGGAGGCCGGATCGCGTTCGAGCGCAACGAAGAAGACGGCCGCCGGATCGATCAGGGGCCGACAATCGTGCTGCTGCCGGAGATGCTGCTGTCGATTCTCGAAGAAGGCGGCGTCGAGCGCGAGCGGATCAAGCTGATCGAAGCCGACCCGCTGTACCGGATTCATTATTCGGACGGCCGGACGATGACGAAGCGCCGCAAGCCGGAAGATCAGGCCAAAGAAATCGAACGGCTGTTTCCCGGGGAGTCGGAAGGGTATATCCGGTATATGAACCAAATGCGGGAAATGTATCCGGGCGCCAAAGCTTCGGTGCTGGAGCGGACGTTTCCCCGCAAGCGCGATTTCTTCGCGCCGCGCCAGGTGCGCATGCTCGGCAGGCTGCAGGCGCATCGCAGCGTGCGCGCGGCGGCTTCGCGTTATTTCAAGCACGAAGATTTGATCGACGCGTATTCGCTGCAATCGCTCTATATCGGCGGCCAGCCCGCGGGAACGCCGGGCGTCTATTCGATCCTGCCGTACGCGGAGCACGATTTCGGCATCTGGATGATCGAGGGCGGCTATGCCCGCCTGCCGGTCATCCTGGAACAGGAGCTGCGTTCGCGCGGCATCGAGATCCGCTTGAACACGCGGGTCGAACGTCTGACGGTCGAGCAGGGACGCTGCCGGGGAATCGTGACGGGCGGCATGCCCGAGACGTACGACGCGGTACTGTTCAACGGCGACTTCCCGAACCTGCTGCCGCTGCTCGAAGGACAGCCGGAAGCGAAACGCAAAAATCCGTACCGTCCTTCGTCGGGCTGCGTGATGGTGTATCTCGGCACGTCCAAGCGCTGGACCGATACGGCGGCGCATCAATTCTTTTTGCCGGACAGCCTGACCGACAGCCTGAAGACCGTGTTCGAGCGGGGGATGATTCCCGCCAATCCGTCCTTCTACGTGTTTAACCCGATCGAGCTTGATCCGCAGGCCGCTCCCGAAGGGGAGAGCGTGCTGTATTTCCTTATTCCGGCGCCCGACGCTTCGAGCACGGCCTGGTCCAAGGAAGGCCGCCGGCTGGCGCGCAAAGTGCTTCAGGCCGCCGAACGCCGGGGCTTCCCGGGACTGCGGGAATCGATCAAATGGATCAAGCTTCGAACGCCCGAAGACTCGCGCCAAGACGGCAATTACGTCGGGGGCAGCTTCGGCATCGCGCCGATCCTGACGCAGTCCGGTCCGTACCGGCCGCAGCCGAAGCCGTTCAAAAGTATCGACGGATTGTATGCGGCGGGCGCTTCGGTGCATCCGGGCGGCGGGGTGCCGATCGTGATGCAGGGGGCGAGAATGGCCGTAAATCAGCTTTTGAAGGAGTGGAATCCATGA
- a CDS encoding aldo/keto reductase, whose translation MANRKLGTQGLEVSALGLGCMGMSEFYGETDEQESRRVLDRALESGITFYDTADMYGSGRNEELIGPFVQKNRDQVVLATKFGNRRGPNGEYLGISGRPEYVREACENSLRRLGVETIDLYYQHRVDPDTPIEETVGAMSRLVEEGKVRYLGLSEAAPETIRRAYAVHPISALQTEYSLWSRDVEDGILPICRELGIGFVPYSPLGRGFLTGQIQSPEDFAADDFRRHSPRFQGENFARNLELVERIKQIAGEKNCAPSQLALSWLLAQGDDIVPIPGTKKIKYLLENVGALDVSLTAEDLRRIDEAAPQGSAAGLRYPESGMNTLNK comes from the coding sequence ATGGCAAACCGCAAGCTGGGAACGCAGGGACTTGAAGTATCGGCGCTCGGCCTGGGCTGCATGGGCATGTCCGAATTCTACGGCGAGACCGACGAACAGGAATCGCGGCGCGTGCTGGACCGGGCGCTGGAGAGCGGCATCACGTTCTACGACACGGCGGACATGTACGGCAGCGGGCGCAACGAAGAACTGATCGGGCCTTTTGTGCAAAAAAACCGGGATCAAGTGGTGCTCGCTACCAAATTTGGCAACCGCCGCGGTCCGAACGGAGAATACCTCGGCATCAGCGGACGCCCGGAATACGTGCGCGAAGCGTGCGAGAACAGTCTGCGCCGCCTCGGCGTGGAGACGATCGACCTGTATTACCAGCACAGGGTCGATCCCGATACGCCGATCGAAGAAACGGTCGGCGCCATGAGCCGGCTCGTCGAAGAAGGCAAAGTCCGCTACCTCGGCCTGTCCGAAGCGGCGCCGGAGACGATCCGCCGCGCGTACGCCGTCCATCCGATCTCGGCGCTTCAGACCGAATATTCGCTCTGGAGCCGCGACGTCGAAGACGGGATTCTGCCGATCTGCCGGGAACTCGGTATCGGCTTCGTTCCGTACAGCCCGCTCGGACGCGGCTTCCTGACCGGACAGATCCAATCGCCGGAAGATTTCGCCGCGGACGACTTCCGCCGCCACTCCCCGCGCTTTCAGGGCGAGAACTTCGCCAGGAACCTTGAACTCGTCGAGCGGATCAAGCAGATCGCCGGCGAGAAGAACTGCGCGCCGTCCCAGCTCGCGCTATCCTGGCTGCTCGCCCAGGGCGACGATATCGTGCCGATTCCCGGGACGAAGAAAATCAAATACCTGCTGGAAAACGTCGGAGCGTTGGACGTCTCGCTGACCGCGGAAGACCTTCGGCGGATCGACGAAGCCGCGCCGCAGGGCTCGGCCGCCGGCCTGCGCTATCCGGAATCCGGGATGAACACACTTAACAAGTAA
- a CDS encoding glycosyltransferase produces MILTWILTTVCVLLAAQLVFALMNGRSLPVPGRRTRTIENRPLVSVLIPARDEERNIADCLRHVLDSDDSEYRLEVIVYDDDSSDDTGGIVRRMAMEDHRIRLMHGDELPEGWQGKCYACHRLAEQANGSWYLMLDADVKLGRLAIRDTLRSAMKKKVGLLTGFPKQVTVTWMEKLVVPMMEFAILCHVPIPLVYRARKSMFVTAHGAYMLIKRSAYESVGGYEAVKNEMVDDIAMARAVKKAGYKMMLADMSKHAEMRMYHGTREVWEGFSKNLFAGLGRNYALLLLLLAWYTALYVLPPIALLIGLFGGNPHLAAFSALAMLIGMAIKAVCGARGGQPAWHGVFVFATIVCTIAIALSSAFGSLSGKGSAWKGRHYG; encoded by the coding sequence TTGATTCTGACTTGGATCTTGACGACCGTCTGCGTGCTGCTCGCCGCGCAGTTGGTCTTCGCGCTGATGAACGGACGCTCGCTGCCGGTCCCCGGCCGGCGCACGCGCACGATCGAGAATCGTCCGCTGGTATCGGTGCTCATTCCGGCCCGCGACGAAGAGCGCAATATCGCGGACTGTCTGCGGCATGTGCTGGACTCCGACGATTCGGAATACCGGCTTGAGGTCATCGTCTACGACGACGATTCAAGCGACGATACCGGCGGCATCGTGCGCCGGATGGCGATGGAAGACCATCGCATCCGGCTGATGCACGGCGACGAACTGCCCGAAGGGTGGCAGGGCAAATGCTACGCCTGCCACCGTCTGGCCGAACAGGCTAACGGCAGCTGGTATCTGATGCTCGATGCCGACGTCAAGCTCGGTAGACTGGCGATTCGCGACACGCTGCGTTCCGCGATGAAGAAAAAGGTCGGCCTGCTGACCGGATTTCCGAAGCAGGTGACCGTGACGTGGATGGAGAAGCTGGTCGTGCCGATGATGGAATTCGCCATCTTGTGCCACGTGCCGATTCCGCTCGTGTATCGCGCGCGCAAAAGCATGTTCGTCACGGCGCACGGCGCCTATATGCTGATCAAGCGTTCCGCCTACGAATCCGTCGGCGGCTACGAAGCGGTCAAAAACGAGATGGTGGACGATATCGCGATGGCCCGCGCGGTCAAAAAAGCCGGCTACAAAATGATGCTGGCCGATATGAGCAAACATGCCGAAATGCGGATGTACCACGGCACCCGCGAAGTGTGGGAAGGCTTCAGCAAGAACCTGTTCGCAGGGCTCGGCCGCAATTACGCGCTGCTGCTGTTGCTGCTGGCGTGGTATACGGCGCTGTACGTGCTGCCGCCGATCGCGCTGCTGATCGGGCTATTCGGCGGCAATCCGCATCTGGCGGCGTTCAGCGCTCTGGCGATGCTGATCGGCATGGCTATTAAAGCGGTCTGCGGAGCCAGAGGCGGCCAGCCGGCCTGGCACGGCGTGTTCGTGTTCGCGACGATCGTCTGCACGATCGCGATCGCGCTGTCCAGCGCGTTCGGCAGTCTGAGCGGCAAAGGCTCGGCCTGGAAAGGCCGGCATTACGGGTAA
- a CDS encoding helix-turn-helix domain-containing protein, giving the protein MISQQLEKQLREIAEGPAEAAAEKLKALLDEQGSTAGGKWEDSIHVRISLAASPRFSNAFRRGTPIISRRLSATASAQSRLSRKDVRYELPRDEAYYTIKEVSELFHVTPQAVHKWIDAGKIEYVSPEQGRRKGYLIPKAQFKPKTNQIEAFLERRTTLFGKDRLELENSTEVFRDGEHD; this is encoded by the coding sequence ATGATTTCTCAACAACTCGAAAAACAGCTCAGGGAAATCGCGGAAGGTCCGGCGGAAGCCGCTGCCGAAAAGTTGAAAGCTTTGTTGGACGAACAAGGGAGTACAGCAGGCGGAAAATGGGAAGATTCTATCCATGTTCGGATTTCGCTTGCGGCATCCCCGCGTTTTTCGAACGCGTTTCGGCGCGGCACGCCGATCATCTCCCGCCGCCTTTCGGCGACGGCAAGCGCGCAGAGCCGCTTGTCTCGAAAAGACGTTCGATACGAGCTGCCGCGGGACGAAGCTTATTATACGATCAAGGAAGTGTCCGAACTTTTTCATGTAACGCCACAGGCGGTTCACAAGTGGATTGATGCGGGCAAAATCGAATATGTGTCTCCCGAACAAGGCAGACGCAAAGGCTACCTCATTCCCAAAGCACAATTCAAGCCTAAAACGAATCAAATTGAAGCGTTTTTGGAGCGCCGGACCACGTTGTTTGGCAAAGATAGGCTTGAGTTGGAAAACTCTACTGAAGTGTTTCGGGATGGGGAACACGATTGA
- a CDS encoding DUF2087 domain-containing protein, whose amino-acid sequence MSWTDLLATASVEELKRGYIEQNEILTCLFCGTSAETGIVYAEDGVFYEARKFMQRHIEASHASPFGALIALGKKATGLTDHQNALLRLFYAHKSDTQIKDELGIGSASTIRNHRFALKEKERQARIFLALMELLKEQDTRAPAVIDPHPQARLVDDRYNMTAEEEAAIVRHVFPDGPDGPLKTFDLREKQRLAVLRQIVRRFGDGILYSEKEVNAKLEPIYADYAILRRFLIEYGFLDREPGGSAYWTTRGGRPTAERKREPNPEQEDLPVNRKKELQQMYKEIKPEAGVYRIVHTRSGKCYVAALPNLKSISGRRFELNNGSFRNSGLQQDWNEYGEDAFEFEVLEVLEPSENVYVTLKEQLAELESRWLAELRPYGERGYNRPPSQ is encoded by the coding sequence ATGAGCTGGACTGATCTCTTGGCGACCGCTTCGGTCGAAGAACTGAAGCGGGGCTATATCGAACAAAATGAAATATTGACCTGCCTGTTCTGTGGAACTTCGGCGGAGACGGGCATCGTGTATGCGGAAGACGGCGTGTTTTACGAAGCGCGCAAGTTCATGCAGCGCCATATCGAAGCGTCGCACGCTTCGCCGTTCGGCGCGTTGATCGCTCTCGGCAAGAAGGCGACCGGCCTGACCGATCACCAGAACGCGCTGCTGCGGCTTTTTTATGCGCACAAAAGCGATACGCAGATCAAGGATGAACTCGGTATCGGCAGCGCTTCGACGATTCGCAACCACCGCTTCGCCCTCAAGGAAAAAGAGCGGCAGGCCCGGATCTTCCTCGCGCTGATGGAACTGCTGAAAGAGCAGGATACGCGGGCGCCGGCCGTGATCGATCCGCATCCGCAGGCCCGCCTGGTCGACGATCGCTACAACATGACGGCGGAGGAAGAAGCAGCGATCGTGCGCCACGTGTTCCCGGACGGTCCGGACGGCCCGCTGAAGACGTTCGACCTGCGGGAAAAGCAGCGGCTCGCCGTTCTGCGGCAGATCGTGCGCCGTTTCGGGGACGGAATCCTGTACAGCGAAAAAGAAGTCAACGCCAAGCTCGAACCGATCTATGCCGATTACGCGATCCTGCGCCGTTTCCTGATCGAATACGGTTTTCTGGACCGCGAACCCGGCGGCAGCGCCTACTGGACGACGCGCGGCGGACGACCGACGGCGGAACGCAAGCGCGAGCCCAATCCCGAACAGGAGGATCTTCCCGTGAACCGAAAAAAAGAACTGCAGCAGATGTACAAAGAAATCAAGCCGGAAGCCGGCGTATATCGCATCGTCCACACGCGCAGCGGCAAATGTTACGTCGCCGCGCTGCCCAATCTCAAATCGATCAGCGGACGGCGCTTCGAGCTGAACAACGGCAGCTTCCGCAATTCCGGCCTGCAGCAGGATTGGAACGAATACGGCGAGGACGCTTTCGAATTCGAAGTGCTTGAAGTGCTGGAACCGTCCGAGAACGTCTACGTGACGCTCAAGGAGCAGCTCGCCGAACTGGAATCGAGATGGCTGGCCGAGCTGCGGCCTTACGGAGAGCGCGGCTACAATCGCCCGCCGAGTCAATAA
- the prmC gene encoding peptide chain release factor N(5)-glutamine methyltransferase, with product MNRVRSGRGGFHLREGLTLREAFAGASSFLRERGVEEADDNTRLLLKEILGLSGAQYVMALRDPFPYEFGERCENAITRKGDGEPAQYILGDQEFYGFTFEVTPEVLIPRPETELLVEAVLTRAKALWPQGSPAVLDVGTGSGAIAISLKLLRPELVVTASDISEGALGVAQRNAQRLGADVEFREGSLLEPFAGRAFDILVSNPPYIPAADIEELQPEVRDFEPRGALDGGPDGLWPYREIMKQLGLLERDPKLIAFELGMGQADAVEEMLRSRGSWRTIETVFDLAGIGRHVIGIA from the coding sequence TTGAACAGGGTACGTTCGGGCCGGGGCGGCTTTCATTTGCGCGAAGGCTTGACGCTCCGGGAAGCCTTTGCGGGGGCTTCTTCTTTTTTGCGGGAACGGGGCGTGGAAGAAGCCGACGACAATACGCGGCTGCTGTTGAAGGAAATATTGGGCCTGTCGGGCGCGCAGTACGTCATGGCGCTGCGCGATCCGTTCCCGTACGAATTCGGGGAACGCTGCGAGAACGCGATTACCCGCAAAGGCGACGGCGAGCCGGCGCAGTACATTTTGGGCGATCAGGAATTTTACGGCTTTACGTTCGAAGTGACGCCGGAAGTGCTTATTCCGCGCCCGGAAACGGAATTGCTCGTCGAAGCGGTGCTGACCCGGGCCAAGGCGCTGTGGCCGCAAGGTTCGCCTGCGGTGCTCGACGTCGGCACGGGCAGCGGCGCGATCGCAATCAGCCTGAAGCTGCTGCGGCCGGAGCTCGTCGTCACGGCGAGCGATATTTCCGAAGGGGCGCTGGGCGTGGCGCAGCGCAACGCCCAGCGGCTGGGCGCGGACGTGGAATTCCGCGAAGGCAGCCTGCTGGAGCCGTTCGCGGGCCGGGCTTTCGATATTCTGGTGTCGAATCCGCCGTACATTCCGGCGGCCGACATCGAGGAACTTCAGCCGGAAGTGCGGGACTTCGAACCGCGCGGCGCGCTGGACGGCGGTCCGGACGGACTGTGGCCGTACCGCGAGATCATGAAGCAGCTCGGCCTGCTGGAGCGCGATCCGAAGCTGATCGCGTTTGAGCTGGGCATGGGCCAGGCGGACGCTGTCGAAGAGATGCTGCGATCGCGCGGCAGCTGGCGTACGATCGAGACCGTGTTCGATCTGGCCGGTATCGGCCGGCACGTGATCGGGATCGCCTGA
- a CDS encoding phytoene/squalene synthase family protein: protein MNEHIMQQCEDSMRRGSSSFYHAFRDLPEPRRHAVYVIYAFCRLIDDSVDEPDTSPFTIHELRERFVDLDRADGHFIWPALRWLFDGFPNLDRQPFLNQMDGQLSDLTLLHYDTMEQLERYCYLVAGTVGEMLLPVLRDDLHAEAAEAGIALGKGMQIVNIIRDVGEDLGRGRRYIPAELMLRHGYTDEDLSRGVIDARFVAMIDELHAQAAIWLEQGLSNLDSYPKRSGLSVALAAAFYGAIFDQVRRNGYDVFGRRAIVPDEEKGVLLRHVLAQFGAPGDSADNAAVS, encoded by the coding sequence ATGAACGAACATATCATGCAGCAGTGCGAGGATTCGATGCGACGGGGCTCGTCCTCGTTTTACCACGCCTTCCGGGATCTGCCGGAGCCGAGGCGTCACGCGGTCTACGTCATCTACGCGTTCTGCCGGTTGATCGACGACAGCGTCGACGAGCCGGACACGTCGCCGTTCACCATTCACGAGCTGCGCGAGCGCTTCGTCGATCTGGATCGGGCCGACGGCCATTTTATCTGGCCCGCCCTGCGCTGGCTGTTCGACGGCTTCCCGAACCTGGACCGGCAGCCGTTTCTCAACCAGATGGACGGCCAGCTGTCCGATCTGACCCTGCTGCACTACGATACGATGGAGCAGCTTGAGCGGTACTGCTATCTCGTGGCCGGCACGGTCGGCGAGATGCTGCTGCCCGTTCTGCGCGACGACCTGCACGCCGAAGCGGCCGAAGCCGGCATCGCTCTCGGCAAGGGGATGCAGATCGTCAATATCATCCGCGACGTCGGCGAAGACCTGGGCCGGGGCCGCCGGTACATTCCGGCGGAACTGATGCTGCGCCACGGCTATACGGACGAAGATCTGTCCCGCGGCGTCATCGACGCGCGGTTCGTCGCGATGATCGACGAACTGCACGCGCAGGCCGCGATCTGGCTGGAGCAGGGCTTGTCGAATCTCGACAGCTACCCGAAGCGCAGCGGGTTGTCGGTCGCGCTTGCCGCGGCGTTCTACGGCGCGATCTTCGATCAGGTGCGCCGCAACGGCTACGACGTGTTCGGCCGCCGCGCGATCGTGCCGGACGAAGAAAAAGGCGTGCTGCTGCGGCACGTGCTGGCTCAATTCGGCGCGCCGGGCGACTCGGCGGACAACGCCGCCGTGTCTTAA
- the prfA gene encoding peptide chain release factor 1 has translation MLDKLQALVDRYDKLSELLCDPDVASDSKKLRDYSKEQSDLQPSYEAYTEYKRVVADLEAAKEMQGEKLDDEMREMVKMEIDELSTRRNELEEMIRVLLLPKDPNDEKNVIVEIRGAAGGDEAALFAADLYRMYSRYADTQGWKVELMDVNESDLGGFKEVIFMINGRGAYSKMKYESGAHRVQRIPATESGGRIHTSTSTVAVLPEVEAVDIIISDKDIRVDTFCSSGAGGQSVNTTKSAVRVTHVPTGIVATCQDGKSQNSNKEKALQVLRSRIYDVMRQEEEAKYAGERKSKVGTGDRSERIRTYNFPQSRVTDHRIGLTMHKLDQIMNGDIQEIVSALTIAEQTDLIDEKGV, from the coding sequence TTGTTGGATAAATTGCAAGCCCTGGTAGACCGTTACGACAAACTGAGCGAACTGCTGTGCGACCCCGACGTAGCCAGCGACTCCAAGAAGCTGCGCGACTACTCCAAAGAGCAGTCCGATCTGCAGCCGTCGTACGAAGCCTACACCGAATACAAACGAGTCGTCGCAGACCTCGAAGCCGCCAAGGAAATGCAGGGCGAAAAGCTGGACGACGAGATGCGCGAAATGGTCAAAATGGAAATCGACGAACTGTCGACGCGCCGCAACGAGCTGGAAGAGATGATTCGCGTCCTGCTGCTGCCGAAAGATCCGAACGACGAGAAGAACGTCATCGTCGAGATCCGCGGCGCGGCCGGCGGCGACGAAGCGGCGCTGTTCGCGGCGGACCTGTACCGCATGTACAGCCGCTATGCCGACACGCAGGGCTGGAAAGTCGAGCTGATGGACGTGAACGAAAGCGATCTGGGCGGCTTCAAGGAAGTCATCTTCATGATCAACGGACGCGGCGCCTACAGCAAAATGAAATACGAGAGCGGCGCGCACCGCGTCCAGCGGATTCCGGCGACGGAATCGGGCGGCCGTATCCATACGTCGACCTCGACGGTAGCCGTGCTGCCGGAAGTCGAAGCGGTAGACATCATCATCAGCGACAAAGACATCCGCGTCGATACGTTCTGCTCCAGCGGAGCGGGCGGCCAGTCCGTCAACACGACCAAATCGGCCGTGCGCGTCACGCACGTGCCGACCGGCATCGTGGCGACGTGCCAGGACGGCAAATCGCAGAACTCAAACAAGGAAAAAGCGCTTCAGGTGCTTCGCTCGCGGATCTACGACGTGATGCGCCAGGAAGAAGAAGCGAAATATGCCGGCGAACGCAAAAGCAAAGTCGGAACGGGCGACCGCAGCGAACGCATCCGGACCTATAACTTCCCGCAAAGCCGCGTCACCGACCACCGCATCGGCCTGACCATGCACAAGCTCGACCAGATCATGAACGGCGACATCCAGGAGATCGTATCCGCGCTGACGATCGCCGAACAGACCGACCTGATCGACGAAAAGGGAGTTTGA
- a CDS encoding type II toxin-antitoxin system VapC family toxin: protein MGNTIEEEYGWTDAGRAYMENRLLHSPETLGLRDEDDFPIMAAALVHGIDLLITNNMKDFIDPLGKIRVLSLESAAVFDHFSLHFPYSIWDDAID, encoded by the coding sequence ATGGGGAACACGATTGAAGAAGAGTACGGATGGACAGATGCGGGGCGGGCTTACATGGAAAATCGTTTATTGCATTCGCCCGAAACGCTGGGGCTGCGCGACGAAGATGATTTTCCCATTATGGCGGCCGCTCTTGTTCACGGTATCGACCTTCTTATTACGAATAATATGAAAGACTTCATCGACCCGCTTGGAAAAATTCGTGTCTTAAGTCTGGAATCCGCTGCCGTGTTCGATCATTTTTCGCTGCATTTTCCTTACTCCATCTGGGATGATGCTATCGATTGA
- the fni gene encoding type 2 isopentenyl-diphosphate Delta-isomerase — protein MTEQIKRPGPSTGDRKSEHVRLCLEEQVAGVGVTTGFERYAFRHNALPEIDFEQIELGTSFLGRALRAPLLISSMTGGSAGTGRINERLAEAAQARGWAMGLGSVRAAVERGELAETFKVRHKAPDIPVIANLGAVQLNYGFGADECRRAVDIAEADALVLHLNSLQEVFQPEGNTNFAGLLPKIARLCRDLDVPVGVKEVGWGIDGETAARLADAGIAFIDAAGAGGTSWSQVEKFRSSDAMRRAAAEAFAGWGTGTADCIAEIRRELPDLPLIGSGGLTGGVDAAKAIALGADLAGFGRALLGPAVDSAESAAQAMEQAEFELRTVMFGIGVGSLGELQGTERLVRR, from the coding sequence ATGACGGAACAAATCAAACGGCCCGGTCCGTCGACCGGAGACCGCAAAAGCGAGCATGTCCGCCTGTGTCTCGAAGAGCAGGTGGCGGGGGTAGGCGTCACGACCGGATTCGAACGGTACGCGTTCCGCCACAACGCGCTGCCGGAAATCGATTTTGAACAGATCGAGCTGGGCACGTCTTTTCTCGGGCGGGCGCTGCGGGCGCCGCTGCTGATCAGCTCGATGACCGGCGGCAGCGCCGGCACGGGCCGGATCAATGAACGTCTGGCCGAAGCGGCGCAGGCGCGCGGCTGGGCGATGGGGCTCGGTTCGGTCCGCGCCGCTGTCGAGCGGGGGGAACTGGCGGAGACGTTCAAAGTCCGGCACAAGGCGCCGGACATTCCGGTTATCGCCAATCTGGGTGCGGTCCAGCTGAACTACGGGTTCGGCGCGGACGAGTGCCGGCGCGCGGTGGACATCGCGGAAGCCGACGCGCTGGTGCTGCACCTGAACAGCCTGCAGGAAGTGTTCCAGCCCGAAGGCAACACGAACTTTGCCGGCCTGCTGCCGAAGATCGCGCGGCTGTGCCGCGATCTGGACGTGCCGGTCGGGGTGAAGGAAGTCGGCTGGGGCATCGACGGCGAGACGGCGGCGCGGCTTGCGGACGCCGGCATCGCGTTTATCGACGCGGCGGGCGCGGGCGGCACGTCGTGGAGCCAGGTCGAGAAGTTCCGCAGCTCGGACGCCATGCGCCGGGCGGCGGCCGAAGCGTTCGCCGGCTGGGGCACCGGCACGGCGGACTGCATCGCGGAGATCCGCCGCGAACTGCCGGACCTGCCGCTGATCGGCAGCGGCGGCCTGACCGGCGGCGTCGACGCGGCCAAAGCGATCGCGCTGGGCGCGGACCTGGCCGGCTTCGGCCGCGCGCTGCTGGGCCCGGCCGTCGATTCGGCCGAAAGCGCGGCGCAGGCCATGGAACAGGCCGAGTTCGAACTGCGCACGGTCATGTTCGGGATCGGCGTCGGCAGCTTGGGGGAACTTCAGGGTACGGAGCGTTTGGTTCGCCGATAG
- the ychF gene encoding redox-regulated ATPase YchF: MALKAGIVGLPNVGKSTLFNAITQAGAESANYPFCTIDPNVGIVEVPDERLDKLTEMVVPKKTVPTAFEFVDIAGLVRGASKGEGLGNKFLAHIREVDAIVHVVRCFVDENITHVDGKIDPVSDIQTINLELILADIESVDKRIERSKKNLKGGNKQSAQEVEVLEKVKEALYNDQPARSIDLTEDELQIIRELHLLTLKPVLYAANVAEHEIADVANNAYVQQVRDFAAAENAEVVPVSAKVEEEIAELEGEDKQMFLEELGIEESGLNLLIKAAYKLLGLYTYFTAGVQEVRAWTIRRGTKAPGAAGVIHSDFERGFIRAEVVGYDDLVNAGSMNGAKERGQLRLEGKEYLVQDGDVMHFRFNV, from the coding sequence ATGGCATTGAAAGCCGGTATCGTAGGACTGCCGAACGTCGGCAAGTCCACGTTGTTCAACGCAATCACGCAGGCGGGCGCGGAGTCCGCCAACTATCCGTTTTGTACGATCGACCCGAACGTCGGGATCGTCGAAGTACCGGACGAGCGCCTCGATAAGCTGACCGAAATGGTCGTGCCGAAGAAGACCGTACCGACGGCATTCGAATTCGTCGATATTGCCGGTCTCGTGCGCGGCGCGAGCAAAGGCGAAGGTCTGGGCAACAAATTCCTGGCGCATATCCGCGAAGTGGACGCGATCGTGCACGTCGTTCGCTGCTTCGTCGACGAGAACATTACGCACGTCGACGGCAAGATCGATCCCGTGAGCGATATCCAGACGATCAACCTGGAGCTGATTCTCGCCGACATCGAGAGCGTCGACAAAAGAATCGAACGCTCCAAGAAGAATCTCAAAGGCGGCAACAAACAGTCCGCGCAGGAAGTCGAAGTGCTGGAGAAGGTCAAGGAAGCGCTGTACAACGACCAACCTGCCCGCAGCATCGACCTGACGGAAGACGAGCTTCAGATCATCCGCGAACTGCATCTGCTGACGCTGAAGCCTGTACTGTACGCGGCCAACGTGGCCGAACACGAGATCGCCGACGTGGCGAACAACGCTTACGTACAGCAGGTACGCGATTTCGCGGCGGCCGAGAATGCGGAAGTCGTTCCGGTCAGCGCAAAAGTCGAAGAAGAAATCGCGGAGCTTGAAGGCGAAGACAAGCAGATGTTCCTCGAAGAACTGGGCATCGAAGAGTCGGGCCTCAACCTGCTGATCAAAGCGGCTTACAAGCTGCTCGGCCTGTACACGTACTTCACGGCCGGCGTGCAGGAAGTGCGCGCCTGGACGATTCGCAGAGGCACCAAGGCGCCGGGCGCCGCAGGCGTGATCCACTCCGACTTCGAACGCGGCTTTATCCGCGCCGAAGTGGTGGGCTACGACGACCTCGTGAACGCGGGTTCGATGAACGGAGCCAAAGAGCGCGGCCAACTGCGCCTCGAAGGCAAAGAATACCTCGTGCAGGACGGCGACGTCATGCATTTCCGTTTCAACGTCTAA